CGACCGGGTCCTCGCGGTGATCCTGGCCAGCGAGGCCAACCACGGCGGCGCCGCGGCCGGCCTCACCGTGCCCGACGCGGAAGCCCAGCGGACCCTGCTCGACCTGACGCTCCGCCGGGCCGACCGGCGCCCCGAACAGGTCCAGTACGTGGAACTGCACGGCACCGGCACACCCGTCGGCGACCCGATCGAGGCGGCCGCCCTCGGCGCCGTACACGCCGCGGGCCGCACCCCGCAGACGCCGCTCCTGGTCGGCTCTGCCAAGGCAAACGTCGGCCACCTGGAGGGTGCGGCCGGCATCGTCGGCTTCCTGAAGGCCGTCCTCGCCATCGCCCACCGGCAGCTCCCCGCCAGTCCGCACCACGAACAGCCCAACCCCGCCGTCCCGCTGGACGAGCTGGGCCTTCGCGTTCCCGGCACGCTGCGACCCTGGCCGGCCCCCGAGCGCGAACTGCTGGCCGCCGTCAGCTCCTTCGGCATGGGCGGGGCCAACTGCCACGTGCTGCTCGCCGAACCGCCCGCCGACCCGGCGGCGGACCGGGACTCCGCCCCACCCCGCGACCACACCCTGCTCACCCTCTCCGGCCGCACCCCCGCGGCGCTCCGCGAGCAGGCCGCCCGGCTCGCCGACCACCTCGACACCCGGCCCGAACTCACCGTCCACACCGTGGCGGCCGCCCTCGCCACCACCCGCACCCACTTCCGGCACCGGGCCGCGCTGCCCGTCGCCTCCCGCAGCTCGCGAACCGAGTTGGCGGACGAGCTGCGGAAGTTGGCGGGCGAGGAGGGCGCCGCGGAAGCGGTGCTCGGAGTCGCGCGGCCCGGCCGACTGGCGCTGCTGTTCTCCGGGCAGGGCAGCCAGCGGGCGGGCGCGGGGCGCGAACTCCACGCCGAGCTGCCCGAGTTCGCCGCCGCGCTGGACGACACCGTCGCCGCCCTCGACCCGCACCTCGACCGGCCGCTGCGCGAGCTGCTGTTCGCCGACCCGGACACCCCCGACGCCGTGCTGCTGGACCGCACCGAGTACACCCAGCCGGCCCTGTTCGCCTGGTCCACGGCCCTGTACCGGGCGGCCGAACAGCACGGCTTGGCCGCCGAGTTCGTCCTCGGGCACTCGGTCGGCGCACTCGCCGCGGCGCACGTCGCCGGCGTGCTCCCGCTGGCCGACGCCGCCACCCTGGTCGCCGCCCGCGGCCGCCTGATGCAGGCAGCCCGAGCCGACGGCGTGATGGTCGCCGTCCAGGCGGCAGCCGACGAGGTCCTCCCGCTGCTCGCCGAGTACGGCGGACGGGTGGCCCTGGCGGCGGACAACGGCCCCGATGCCGTGGTGCTCTCCGGCGACGCCGGCCCGGTCGCCGAGATCGCTGCCCGGTTCGCCGAACTCGGCCGCCGGACACGAGCATTGACGGTCAGCCATGCCTTCCACTCGGCGCACATGGACAGCGCCGTCGAGGAGTTCCGGCGGATCGCCGCCGGGCTGCGCTTCGGCGCACCCCGCCTCACGGTGGTCTCCGACCTGACCGGCGAGGTCGCCACCGCCGAGGAGCTGGGATCCGCCGACTACTGGGCCGCGCACCTGCGCCGACCGGTCCGCTTCCGGCAGGGCGTGCGGACCCTGGCCGCGCTCGGCGCGACCGCATGGGCGGAGCTCGGGCCCGGCCAGGTGCTCGCCTCGCTCGCCCGGCAGAACCTCGCCGACCGGCCCCCCGTGGTGCCCCTGCTGCGCGGTGGCGGACGGCCCGAGACGCTCGGGTTCCTCCGCGCGGTCGGTGAACTGCACGTCAACGGCGTCGAGTTGGACTGGCGCAGGGTACACGGCGAACGGCCGCGACTGGCCCTGCCGGGCTACCCGTTCCAGCGCGAGTCGCACTGGTTCCGGGAAATCGACGAGATCGGCGGCGAGCCGACGGCGCGGTCGGCGGCCGCCGGAGCGCAGGCCGGTCCGCGCCAGGTGCTGGACGGGCCCGTCGAGGAGACGGCGGCGCGTCCGGCGCCCCCGGTGCAGGGCGGATCGCGGTCGGTGGGGCTGCCGCAGGTGCTCGACGTGCTCGCCACCGTGCTCGGCCACCGCAGCGCCGAACGTCTGGACCCGGACCGGTCGTTCCGCGAGCTGGGCCTGGACTCGCTCGGGGCGGTGGAGTTCGGCGAACGGCTCGGCGAGCGGGCCGGCGCCGACCTGCCCGCGACGCTCGCCTACGACCACCCCTCGCCGCGCGCCGTCGCCGAACACCTCGCGGGCGGGCGCTCCGCCGACCGGCCCGCCGCGGCGCCGCTCGGCCCGGCGGACGAGCCGGTGGCGATCGTGGCGGCGGCCGGGCGGTTCCCGGGCGGGGTGGACTCGCCGGAGGCGCTGTGGGAGCTGGTGGCGAGCGGCGGCGACGTGATCGGGCCGTTCCCCGCCGACCGCGGCTGGCCGGCCGAGCTGTACCACCCCGAGCCCGGGCGGCCGGGCCACACCTACGCCACCGGCGGCGGATTCCTGTACGGCGCGGCCGAGTTCGACGCCGAGTTCTTCGGGATCTCGCCGCGCGAGGCGGCCGCGATGGACCCGCAGCAGCGGCTGCTGCTGGAGGTCGCCTGGGAGTCGCTGGAGCGGGCGGGCATCCGCCCGGCGGAGCTCCGCGGCACCCGCACCGGCGTGTACGCCGGACTTACCCAGCTCGACTACGGCCCGCGGCTGCACGAACCCGCCGCCGGGCACGAGGGCCACCTGCTGACCGGAAGCACCGTCAGCGTCGCCTCCGGGCGGATCGCCTACACGCTGGGACTGGAGGGCCCGGCGGTGACGGTGGACACGGCGTGCTCCTCCTCGCTGGTGGCGATCCACCTGGCCGCCCAGGCGCTGCGCAGCGGCGAGGCCACCCTCGCGCTGGCGGGCGGCGTCACCGTGATGTCCACCCCCGGCATGCTCACCGAGTTCGGCCGCCAGCGCGGCCTGGCCGCCGACGGGCGCTGCAAGCCCTTCGCCGCCGGCGCGGACGGCACGGGCTGGGCCGAGGGTGCGGGCGTGCTGGTGCTGGAGCGGCTCTCGGACGCCCGCCGCAACGGGCACCCGGTGCTCGCCCTGATCCGGGGCAGCGCCGTCAACTCCGACGGTGCGTCCAACGGCCTCACCGCGCCCAACGGCCTCGCCCAGCAGCGCGTCATCACCGAGGCGCTGCGCCGCTCGGGGCTGACGCCCGGTGAGGTGGACGCGGTGGAGGCGCACGGGACGGGGACGGTGCTGGGCGACCCGGTGGAGGCCGGCGCGCTGGTGGAGGTGTACGGGCGGGGTCGCGGCGACGGCGAGCCGCTCTGGGTCGGCTCGTTGAAGTCGAACCTGGGCCACATGCAGGCGGCCGCCGGCGTCGGCGCGGTGATCAAGACGGTGGCGGCGCTCCGGCACGGCGTGCTGCCCGAGTCCCTGCACGTGGACGAGCCCTCGCCGCTGGTGGACTGGGACGCCGGCGTGTCGCTGCTGACGGAGCGCCGGCCCTGGCCGGAGACCGGCCGTCCGCGTCGGGCGGGCGTGTCCTCGTTCGGGATCAGCGGCACCAACGCGCACCTGATCCTGGAACAGGCCCCGGCCGAAGCGGACGCCCCGGCCGAGGAGCCGGCCCTCCCCGTGGCGACGCTGGTGCTGTCCGGGCGCTCGCCGGAGGCCCTCAGGGCGCAGGCCGGCAGGCTGCTGGAGTCCGTGGAGGACGGCGAACTCGGCCGCGCCGCGGCCGGGTTGGCGTCCGCGCGAACGGTGTTCGAGCACCGGGCGGTGGTGCTCGGCGGCGACGAAGCCGCGCTGCGGGGCGGACTGGAGGCGCTCGCCGCGGGCGAGCCCGCCGCCGGGGTGCTGGTCGGCGAGGCGCGGACCGACGGCGCGACGGCCCTGCTGTTCACCGGCCAGGGCAGCCAACGGGCCGGTGCGGGGCTGGAGCTGTACCGGACGTTCCCGCGGTTCGCGGCCGCCCTGGACGAGGTCGCCGCCGCGTTCGACGGCCTGCTGGACCGCCCGCTGCTGACCGTGCTGCTGGCCGACCCCGGCCTGCCCGAGGCACTGCTGCTGCACCGCACCCGCTACGCCCAACCGGCCCTGTTCGCGCTGGAGGTGGCGCTCCACCGGTTGGTCGAACCCTGGCTTCCGGCACCGGAGTTCCTGGCCGGCCACTCGATCGGGGAGATCGCCGCCGCGCACCTGGCGGGCGTGCTGAGCCTGCCCGACGCCGCCACCCTGGTGGCGGCCCGGGGCGCGCTGATGGACGCGCTGCCGGAGGGCGGCGCGATGGCCTCGATCGAGGCGGCGCACGAGGACGTCGAGGCCGACCTGGCCGGCGAGGGCGAGCGGATCGCGGTCGCCGCCGTCAACGGCCCCCGGGCGACCGTCGTCTCGGGCGACCGGGCAGCGGTGGACGCGGCGGTGGAGCGCTGGCGGGCCCGCGGCCACCGGACCACCCGGCTGCGGGTCAGCCACGCCTTCCACTCGCCGCACATGGACCCGATGCTCGCCGAGTTCCGCAAGGTCGCCGAGCAGCTCGAGTACCACGAGCCGAGCGTGCCCGTGGTCTCGAACCTCACCGGTCAGCTCGCCGCGCCCGGCGAGCTGACCGACCCCGAGTACTGGGTGCGCCACGCCCGGGAGGCCGTCCGCTTCCACCAGGGCATGCAGGCGCTGTGGGCGGCCGGTGCCCGACGGTTCCTCGAACTCGGCCCCGACACCGTCCTCGCCACCCTCGCCGGCACTGCGCTCGAAAGCGCGGCGGTCGAAGGGGTGGAGCCGACCGCGGCGGCCGTGCTGCGGCGCGGCAGGCCCGAAGTGTCCGCCCTGCTCAGCGCGCTGGCGACGCTGCACGTGGACGGTGGGACCGTCGACTGGTCGGCGCTGCTCGGCGGGCCGCCGGCCCGACCGGCGGACCTGCCCACCTACGCGTTCCAGCACCGCCGCTACTGGCTGGACGCCCCGAGCCCCGGCACCGGGTCGGCCGGCGGGCACCCCTTCCTGACGACCGAGGTGGTGCTGGCCGACGGCGCGGGCGCGGTGCTCGGCGGCCGGATCTCCCGGCCGGCCCATCCGTGGCTGGCCGACCACGCCATCGCGGGCACCGTGCTGCTGCCCGGTACCGCGCTGGTCGAACTCGCCCTGCGCGCAGGGCGATCGGTCGACGCCGAGACCCTGGCGGACTTCACCCTGCAGGCACCGCTCGTCCTTCCGGCGGACAGCGCCGTCGAACTCCAGGTGGCGGTCGGCCCGGCCGACGAGCACGGCGGCCGGCCGGTGGCCGTGCACGCCCGCGCCGCCGGCAGCGACCCGGACACGCCGTGGACCCGGCACGCCGCCGGGACCCTGACCGCCACGCCCGCGCCGGTGACCGCAACGGCGGGCGCCAGGGCCGGCGCCGGTGCCGTGCCGGCGGTCGACGCGGACCGGTTCTACGCCGAACTCGCCGCCGAGGGCTACGAGTACGGCCCGGCGTTCCGCGCGGTGACCGCGCACGGCGACACGAGCGCCGAGCTGCTGCTGCCGGCGCACGCCGAGCAGACCGGCTTCGCCGTGCACCCCGCGCTGCTGGACGCCGCCCTGCACCCGCTGGTGCGCGGCCGCGGCGACCAGGGCGCCGGCCGGATCGCGCTCCCGTTCGCCTGGAGCGGCGTCACCCCCGGCCCGGCCGCGACGGCGACCGCGGCCCGGGCCCGGCTCACCCCGACCGGCGAGGACCGGGCGCGCCTGGAGCTGACCGACACGGAGGGCCGGCTGGTCGTCACCGTCGAGGAGCTGACGCTGCGCCAGGTCGAGACGGCACGGCTCGCGGCGCCGACCGCTGGGGCCGCCGAGCGCGACCTGCTGCGGATCGAGTGGCAGCCGGTCCCCGCCGCGCAGAGCACCGGCCCGCTGGCCGTCGCCCTGCTGGGCGAGCACTGGCCGGAACTGGCGGCGGCGCTGCGCGCGGCCGGGTCGGTGGTGCTCGACGCGGCGGCCCCGGACGAGCCGCCGGCGGACACCGTGCTGGTCGGGCTGACGGTCGGCCCCGGCGCCCCGCTGGACGCCGCCCACGCCGCGGCCCGGGCGGCCCTGGCGGTCGTCCAGGGACCGCTGGCCGACCCCCGGTGGGCGAACGCCCGGATCGTCGTCCTCACCGAGAACGCGGCCGACGGCGCCGGGCCCAACGCCCCGGCCGCCGCCGCGGCCTGGAGCCTGCTGCGCGCGGCCCGCGCGGAACACCCCGGACGGTTGGCCCTGGTGGACCTGGACGGCACCCCGAACTCGCTGGGCGCGCTGCCCGCCGCGCTGCGGGCGGACCTCCCCGAACTGGCGCTGCGGGGCGGAGCGGTGCTGGCGCCACGCCTGCGGCGGGCGGCTGCCGAAAGCGGGCAGCCGGGCAGCGACGGGACACCGGGCGACCGCGGACCGGTCGCCCCGGCACCCGGTGCGGACGGGACGGTGCTGATCACCGGCGGCACCGGTGCGCTGGGTGCGCTGCTGGCCCGCCACCTGGTGCGGACCGGGCAGGCCAGGCGGCTGCTGCTGGTCGGCCGGCGCGGCATCACCGCGCCCGGCGCGCCCGAACTGCTGGAGGAACTGGCCGGCTTGGGCGCGGAAGCGACGGTGGCGGGCTGCGACGTCACCGACCGGGCGGCGCTGGCCGGGCTGCTCGCCGAGATCCCCGCCGACCGCCCGCTGACCGCGGTGGTCCACGCGGCGGGCGTGCTGGACGACGCTCTGGCGGCGAACCTCGACCAGGACCGGCTGACCGCGGTGCTGCGGGCCAAGGCCGACGCGGCCTGGCACCTGCACGAGCTGACCCGGGACGCGGACCTCACGCGGTTCGTCCTGTTCTCCTCGGTGGCCGGAGTGTTCGGCACCGCGGGACAGGCCAACTACGCCGCCGCGAACGGCTTCCTGGACGGCCTGGCCCGGTACCGGCACACCCTCGGCCTCCCCGCCACCTCGCTGGCCTGGGGCCTGTGGACCGGCCCCGGCGGCATGGGCGACCGGCTGGACGGGACCGGGCGCGCCAGGTTCGAACGGCTCGGTCTCGCCCCGATCGGCCCGGACCACGGCCTGGCGCTGTACGACGCGGCGGTGCGCCGCGAGGAACCCGTCCTGGTGCCCGCGCCGACCAGTGCGGCGGCGCTGGAGCGGCTCGCTGCCTCCGGTGAACTCCCGCCGCTGCTCGTCGGGTTGACCAGGCGTCTGGTGGCGCAGCGGCCCCGACCCGCGGCCGGGCCGGCGCTCGCGGCGCGGCTCGCCGGGCAGCCGGCCGAGACCCGCGGGGCGCTGATCGCGGAGCACCTGCGAGGCATGGTCGCCGCCGTGCTCGGCCACGCGCCGGGCGAGCTGAGCGAACACCGCGGCTTCCTCGACCTGGGCGTGGACTCGCTCACCGCCGTCGAACTGCGCAACAAGCTCACCGCCGAGAGCGGCCTGCGGCTGCCCGCCACGCTGCTGCTCGACCACCCGACACTCGGCCAACTCACCGAGCACCTGACCGGGTTGCTCGCCCCCGAAGCGGCGCCGGCCCCGGACTCCGAAGACCTGCGGGCGGGCCTCGGCCTGCTGGCGGCCGGCCTGCCCGGCCTGACCGAGCCCGAGCGGGCGCCGCTGCTCGCCGAACTGCGCGAGCTGCTGGCCGGGTTCGGCCCGGCCTCCGCCCTGGACACGGCCACCGACCAGGAGATCTTCGACCTGATCGACCTGGAGCTGGGCGTCACCGGCGGCGAGGAGGGCTGAGGCGATGCGCACCACGGAACAGCAGCGGAGCAGCCGGGTGGAGGCGGAGCCCGCCGAGGCCCGGACGGGCCGGCACCGGGGACCTGACAGCAGCGAGGGAGAGCAGGAGCGATGAGCACCACCGAGGAGAAGCTGCGCGGCTACCTCAAGCGGGTCACCGCCGAGCTGCGCGACAGCCGGGCCAGGACGGCCGAGTTGGAGGCGCGGGACGCCGAGCCGGTGGCGATCGTGGCGGCGGCCGGGCGGTTCCCGGGCGGGGTGGACTCGCCGGAGGCGCTGTGGGAGCTGGTGGAGAGCGGCGGGGACGCGGTGGGACCGTTCCCCGCCGATCGGGGCTGGCCCGCCGACCTGTACCACCCGGACCGGGAGCGGATCGGCCGCTCGTACACCTCCGGTGGCGGATTCCTCTACGACGCGGCCGAGTTCGACGCCGAGTTCTTCGGGATCTCGCCGCGCGAGGCGGCCGCGATGGACCCGCAGCAGCGGCTGCTGCTGGAGGTCGCCTGGGAGTCGCTGGAGCGGGCGGGCATCCGTCCCGCCGACCTGCGCGGCACCCGGACCGGCGTCTGGGCGGGCGTGATGTACCACGACTACGGCAGCCGGTTCCGGCGGGCACCGGAGGAGCTGGAGGGCTACCTGGTGGTCGGCAGCGCGGGCAGCGTGGTGTCCGGGCGGATCGCCTACACCCTGGGACTGGAGGGCCCGGCGGTGACGGTGGACACGGCGTGCTCCTCCTCGCTGGTGGCGATCCACCTGGCCGCCCAGGCGCTGCGCAGCGGCGAGGCCACCCTCGCGCTGGCGGGCGGCGTCACCGTGATGTCCACCCCGGCGACCTTCGTCGACTTCAGCCGACAGGGCGCCAACTCGCCCGACGGGCGCTGCCGTTCGTTCGCCGCCGGGGCGGACGGCACGGGCTGGGCCGAGGGTGCGGGCGTGCTGGTGCTGGAGCGGCTCTCGGACGCCCGCCGCAACGGGCACCCGGTGCTCGCGGTGATCCGGGGCAGCGCCGTGAACCAGGACGGCCGGAGCAGCCAGCTGACCGCGCCCAACGGGCAGGCCCAACGACGGGTGCTGGCCGAGGCGCTGCGCCGCTCGGGGCTGACGCCCGGTGAGGTGGACGCGGTGGAGGCGCACGGGACGGGGACGGTGCTGGGCGACCCGGTGGAGGCCGGCGCGCTGGTGGACGTCTACGGGCGGGGTCGCGGCGACGGCGAGCCGCTCTGGGTCGGCTCGTTGAAGTCGAACCTGGGCCACATGCAGGCGGCCGCCGGCGTCGGCGCGGTGATCAAGACGGTGGCGGCGCTCCGGCACGGCGTGCTGCCCGAGTCGCTGCACGTGGACGAGCCCTCGCCGCTGGTGGACTGGGACGCCGGCGTGTCGCTGCTGACGGAGCGCCGGCCCTGGCCGGAGACCGGCCGTCCGCGTCGGGCGGGCGTGTCCTCGTTCGGGATCAGCGGCACCAACGCGCACCTGATCCTGGAACAGGCCCCGGCCGAAGCGGACGCCCCGGCCGAGGAACCGGCCCTCCCCGTGGTGCCGCTCCTGGTGTCGGGGCGGACGCCGGACGCGCTCCGGGACCAGGCTTCCCGCGTCCTCAAGGCCCTGGACGGCGTCGAAGCGACCGCACTCGCCCGGGGGTTGGCCTCCACCCGGACGGCGTTCGAGCACCGCGCGGTGGTGCTCGGCGGTGACGCCGAGGCACTGCGGAACGGCCTGGCCGCGGTGGCAGCGGGGGAGCGGACCGCCGGTGCGGTGGTCGGCGCGGCCTCCGCGACCGGGGGCACGGCGCTCCTGTTCACCGGCCAGGGCAGCCAACGGGCAGGCGCAGGACGAGAGTTGTACACGACGTTCCCGGTGTTCGCCGCGGCGCTGGACGAGGTGGCGGCCGCCTTCGACGGACTGCTCGAACGCCCGCTGCTGGACGTGCTGTTCGCGGCCGAGGGCAGCGCCGAGGCCGCCCTGCTGGACCGCACCCGCTGGACCCAGCCCGCACTGTTCGCCCTCGGGGTCGCGCTGTACCGGCTGGTCGAGTCCTGGGGAGTGCGGCCCGACCGGCTGGCCGGGCACTCGATCGGCGAGCTGACCGCCGCGCACCTCGCGGGCGTCCTGAGCCTGGCGGACGCCGCCACCCTGGTCGCGGCCCGCGGCCGGCTGATGGACGCGCTGCCCGAGGGCGGGGCGATGCTGGCCGTCGAGGCCGGGGAAGACCTGGTTCGGGCCGAACTGGACGCCGTGGAAGGCCTGGTGGCGATCGCCGCCGTCAACGGGCCGGCCGCCACCGTGGTCTCGGGCGAGAGCGCGGCGGTCTCGGCCGTCGAGGAGCGGTTCCGGGCACTCGGCCACCGGGTCGCCCGGCTGCGGACCAGCCACGCCTTCCACTCGCCGCTGATGGACCCGATCACCGCCGAGTTCGGCCGGATCGCCGCGGCGCTGCCGCACCACCCGCCGCGGATCCCGATCCGCTCCGCCGTCGACGGCGAACTCTACGACGCCGTCCGGCCGTTGACGCCGGAGCACTGGGTCGGCCACGTCTGGCGCGAGGTCCGGTACCTGGACGCGGTGCGCGGCCTGGCGGCCGACGGCGTCACCGCCCACCTGGAACTCGGCCCCGACGCGGTGCTCACCGCCCTCACCCGGGCCGCGCTGGCCGAGGACGCCGACGGCACGGACCCCGACGGACCCGAAACGGCCGCCGCCTCCGCGCTCCGGCGCGGCCGGCCCGAGGCGGAGACCCTGCTGGCGGCGCTCGCCACCGTCCACACCCGGGGCGCGGCGGTGGACTGGACGGCCGTGCTCGGCGGCGTCCCCGGCCGCGCCGAGGGCCTGCCCACGTACGCCTTCCAGCACACCAGGTACTGGTCGGAGGCGCCCCCGGAGGAGACCGCCGGGACGGGCGACGAGGGCGGGTTCTGGGCCGCCGTCTCGCAGCAGGACCCGGCGCGACTGGCCGAACTGCTGCGCCTGGAAGCGGAGTCGGCGCGCAGCGCGCTCGGCGAGCTGCTGCCCGCGCTGGCCGGCTGGCGGGCCGGTCGGGAACGGCACCGGGCGGTGGACCTGCTGCGTCACCGGGTCGTCTGGCGTCCGCTGGCGGAACCCGGGCCCGCGCCCGGCGACGGGCGGTGGCTGCTGCTGGCGCCCGCCGCCGCGGAGCAGCGGACGGACCTCTGGCGCGGCGTGCTGGAACAGGCACTGCAGCGGGCCGGCCGGGAGGTGAGCGTGCTGGAGGTACCGGCCGGAACGGACCGGACCGCCCTGGAGGGCCTGCTGCGCAGGGCCGTCGGTGGCGGGTGGCCGGTGGAGAGCTCGACGGCGGCCGTGCTAGGGACGGCCGCGGTGCTCGGCGGGCTCGGCGCGGCGGGCGGCGAGGCGTCGGCGCCGGTGGCCGGGGTGCTGTCGCTGCTCTCGCTGTCCGGCGGAGCGGTGGCGGACCGTCCGGCGGTGCCCGCCGCGCTCGCCGACACCCTGCACCTGCTGCAGGCCGCCGAGGCGGTCGGACTGGACGCGCCGGTGTGGGCGGCCACCAGCGGCGCGGTCGGCACCGGCCCCGCCGATCCGCCGACCCACCCGCAGTCCGCGGCGGTGTGGGGTCTCGGGGCGGCCGCCGCCACCGAGAGCCCCCGCTGGGGCGGGGTGCTCGATCTGCCCGCCGACCCCGGCGGGCGGCCCGCCGCCCTCGCCGTCGCCGCCCTGCTGGCCGGCGGCCCGGAAGCCGAACTCGCGGTCCGCCGCGAAGGCCTGTACGCCCGCCGACTGGTGGCCGCGCCCACCGGGACGCAGCCGGACGGCTCGGCGCCGCCGGCCGAGCCGCGCGGCACCGTGCTGATCACCGGTGGGACGGGCGCGCTCGCCGGGCACACCGCCCGCGCGCTGGCCCGGCGCGGCGCCGAACACCTGCTGCTGGTCAGCCGCCGCGGCGAGAACGCCCCCGGGGCGACGGAGTTCGCCGCCGAGCTGACCGCCGCGGGCGCCCGCAAGGTCACCCTCGCCGCCGTGGAC
The DNA window shown above is from Streptomyces sp. TLI_171 and carries:
- a CDS encoding type I polyketide synthase, which codes for MRGYLKRVTAELRDSRARTAELEARDAEPVAIVAAAGRFPGGVDSPEALWELVESGGDAVGPFPADRGWPADLYHPDRERIGRSYTSGGGFLYDAAEFDAEFFGISPREAAAMDPQQRLLLEVAWESLERAGIRPADLRGTRTGVWAGVMYHDYGSRFRRAPEELEGYLVVGSAGSVVSGRIAYTLGLEGPAVTVDTACSSSLVAIHLAAQALRSGEATLALAGGVTVMSTPATFVDFSRQGANSPDGRCRSFAAGADGTGWAEGAGVLVLERLSDARRNGHPVLAVIRGSAVNQDGRSSQLTAPNGQAQRRVLAEALRRSGLTPGEVDAVEAHGTGTVLGDPVEAGALVDVYGRGRGDGEPLWVGSLKSNLGHMQAAAGVGAVIKTVAALRHGVLPESLHVDEPSPLVDWDAGVSLLTERRPWPETGRPRRAGVSSFGISGTNAHLILEQAPAEADAPAEEPALPVVPLLVSGRTPDALRDQASRVLKALDGVEATALARGLASTRTAFEHRAVVLGGDAEALRNGLAAVAAGERTAGAVVGAASATGGTALLFTGQGSQRAGAGRELYTTFPVFAAALDEVAAAFDGLLERPLLDVLFAAEGSAEAALLDRTRWTQPALFALGVALYRLVESWGVRPDRLAGHSIGELTAAHLAGVLSLADAATLVAARGRLMDALPEGGAMLAVEAGEDLVRAELDAVEGLVAIAAVNGPAATVVSGESAAVSAVEERFRALGHRVARLRTSHAFHSPLMDPITAEFGRIAAALPHHPPRIPIRSAVDGELYDAVRPLTPEHWVGHVWREVRYLDAVRGLAADGVTAHLELGPDAVLTALTRAALAEDADGTDPDGPETAAASALRRGRPEAETLLAALATVHTRGAAVDWTAVLGGVPGRAEGLPTYAFQHTRYWSEAPPEETAGTGDEGGFWAAVSQQDPARLAELLRLEAESARSALGELLPALAGWRAGRERHRAVDLLRHRVVWRPLAEPGPAPGDGRWLLLAPAAAEQRTDLWRGVLEQALQRAGREVSVLEVPAGTDRTALEGLLRRAVGGGWPVESSTAAVLGTAAVLGGLGAAGGEASAPVAGVLSLLSLSGGAVADRPAVPAALADTLHLLQAAEAVGLDAPVWAATSGAVGTGPADPPTHPQSAAVWGLGAAAATESPRWGGVLDLPADPGGRPAALAVAALLAGGPEAELAVRREGLYARRLVAAPTGTQPDGSAPPAEPRGTVLITGGTGALAGHTARALARRGAEHLLLVSRRGENAPGATEFAAELTAAGARKVTLAAVDVTDRDALARLLAELPDSLPLTAVVHTAAVLDDATLTELTDDQLERALGPKTLAARHLDELTRALPLDAFVLYSSAASVAALPGQANYAPGNAVLDALAEQRRAAGLPATSISWGLWDGEGIADPAAARQAARHGHRPIDPDTALAALDAALAEGAGHLLVADADWPALAAVRPHPLLAELLPTAETEATPERGGGLRDELAGQEPAERRRTLLRAVRAEAAAVLGRAGGDAVDPQRGLRDQGFDSIATVELRNRLGRLSGLRLPTTLVFDHPTAQALTDRLLDLLRLPEAGGTPAGGEPSGERDAGARALARLGELEALFAELPADDPARPRLLERLAALTGTPATGPDTALAAAGDEELIAFIGREFGIS